Genomic window (candidate division WOR-3 bacterium):
TTGTATTTACGCGGCAGGAGATGTAAAAGAACGTCCAGCCGATCAAAAGAATCCTAAAATGGTAACTGGCGAGGTTGAGTTGATTGTGAACAAGCTGGAAATACTGAACAAATCCAAGGTTCCGCCTTTTGTCGTTGAAAGTGAAGTGAAGGCTAATGAGGAATTGCGCTTGCGTTACCGGTATCTCGATTTGCGAAGAGCCCCGATGCAACGTAACATTGTTTTCCGGCACAATATAATTACGGCGATGCGCGAATATTTGAATAGGAACTATTTCATTGAAATAGAAACTCCGATCCTGACCAGGAGCATGCCCGAGGGAGCAAGGGATTACCTTGTTCCGTCAAGGTTATACCCTGAGAAATTTTACGCGCTCGCCCAGTCTCCGCAGATGTACAAACAGCTACTGATGGTTGCCGGTTTTGAGCGATACTACCAGATCGCCCGCTGTATGCGTGATGAGGATCCGAGACATGACCGCCAGCCGGAACACACACAGATCGACATTGAGATGTCTTTTGTCGACGAGGATGATGTCTTTGCTGTTGCCGAGGGAATGTTCAGCCATATTTTCAAGGTTGTTATGGGGCAGGATCTTAAAATACCTTTCGAACGGATGACATACGCGAGTGCGATGGAGCGATATGGCAGTGATAAACCAGACCTGCGCTTTGGCATGGAGATTGTCGACCTGCGCGATATATTCAAGGGTGTTGAATTCGCGCCGTTTGATAGAAAAGATGAGATCCGCGGTTTGGTTGTCGGACCGGGGAGTAAGATATCACGCAAGAAGCTCGATGCGATGAACGGGAGCGCGAAGACGGCCGGTCTCGGTGGCGTATTCTGGTC
Coding sequences:
- the aspS gene encoding aspartate--tRNA ligase, translating into MFNNQVRREKIGEEITVYGWVDRIRNLGGMIFVDLRDRTGVLQLVIDPTVTGVKELGLQDCIYAAGDVKERPADQKNPKMVTGEVELIVNKLEILNKSKVPPFVVESEVKANEELRLRYRYLDLRRAPMQRNIVFRHNIITAMREYLNRNYFIEIETPILTRSMPEGARDYLVPSRLYPEKFYALAQSPQMYKQLLMVAGFERYYQIARCMRDEDPRHDRQPEHTQIDIEMSFVDEDDVFAVAEGMFSHIFKVVMGQDLKIPFERMTYASAMERYGSDKPDLRFGMEIVDLRDIFKGVEFAPFDRKDEIRGLVVGPGSKISRKKLDAMNGSAKTAGLGGVFWSKIDDTCTGSIGKVIDGKIIEKMRLEKGNLLIVAAGDGRIFKFLGRLRTELAAELGLGGTGFRFLWVTDFPIFERDEKTGDFVASHHIFTQPRPGDIQFLDSDPLRVHGRLYDLVCNGNELASGSIRNHDRRLQEKLFAIAGMDAAKYTMLLDALEYGAPPHGGIAPGIDRIVMVLGGLTSLRDVIAFPKTTTAQGLLENIPDSVTPEQLKDLHLKFE